A genomic stretch from Enterobacter dykesii includes:
- the fhuC gene encoding Fe3+-hydroxamate ABC transporter ATP-binding protein FhuC, with the protein MQDIQTQPDTTFTLNLLSFRVPGRTLLHPLSLTFPAGKVTGLIGHNGSGKSTLLKMLGRHQPPSEGDIQLDDQPLESWSSKAFARKVAYLPQQLPQAEGMTVRELVAIGRYPWHGALGRFGVADREKVEEAIALVGLKPLAHRLVDSLSGGERQRAWIAMLVAQDSRCLLLDEPTSALDIAHQVDVLALVHRLSQQRGLTVIAVLHDINMAARYCDYLVALRGGEMIAQGTPAELMRSETLEHIYGIPMGILPHPAGAAPVSFVY; encoded by the coding sequence ATGCAGGATATTCAAACGCAACCCGACACCACCTTTACGCTCAACCTTCTCTCCTTTCGCGTACCCGGGCGCACGCTGCTGCATCCGCTCTCTCTGACGTTCCCTGCCGGTAAAGTGACGGGCCTGATTGGTCACAACGGTTCCGGTAAATCCACCCTGCTCAAGATGCTGGGGCGCCATCAGCCGCCTTCAGAAGGCGATATTCAGCTGGATGACCAACCGCTGGAGAGCTGGAGCAGTAAAGCCTTTGCCCGCAAAGTGGCCTATCTGCCGCAGCAGCTGCCGCAGGCGGAAGGGATGACGGTGCGTGAGCTGGTGGCGATTGGGCGTTATCCCTGGCACGGTGCGCTTGGTCGCTTCGGCGTCGCCGACAGAGAGAAAGTGGAAGAGGCGATTGCGCTGGTCGGGCTAAAACCGCTGGCGCACCGTCTGGTAGATAGCCTGTCCGGCGGTGAACGCCAGCGCGCGTGGATTGCGATGCTGGTGGCGCAGGACAGCCGCTGCCTGCTGCTGGATGAACCGACCTCTGCGCTGGATATCGCCCATCAGGTCGACGTCCTGGCGCTGGTGCATCGCTTGAGCCAGCAGCGTGGCCTGACGGTCATTGCGGTCCTGCACGACATCAACATGGCCGCGCGCTATTGTGACTACCTCGTCGCGCTGCGCGGGGGCGAGATGATTGCCCAGGGCACACCGGCAGAGCTGATGCGCAGCGAAACGCTGGAACATATTTACGGTATTCCGATGGGTATTCTGCCTCACCCTGCCGGGGCTGCACCGGTGAGCTTTGTCTACTGA
- the fhuD gene encoding Fe(3+)-hydroxamate ABC transporter substrate-binding protein FhuD, with protein MPNNTRISRRRLLTAMALSPLLFKMNTARAAAVDPHRIVALEWLPVELMMALGVTPYGVADIPNYNLWVNEPKLPDSVIDVGLRTEPNLELLTQMKPSFLFWSAGYGPSEEIMARIAPGRGFAFSDGKKPLAVAKNSINEMAHFLNREAEAKKHLDEFDALIDSLKPRFALRGDRPLLMVTLLDARHMLVFGKNCLFQEVLDSFGIRNAWEGEMTFWGSTAVGIDRLAAFRDVDVLCFDHGNERDMQTLMATPLWQAMPFVRERRFQRVPAVWFYGATLSAMHFARVLDNALGGKA; from the coding sequence ATGCCGAATAACACACGCATTAGCCGCCGTCGCCTGCTGACGGCGATGGCGCTCTCGCCGCTGCTGTTCAAAATGAATACGGCGCGTGCCGCTGCCGTCGATCCGCACCGTATTGTGGCTCTGGAGTGGCTGCCGGTCGAACTGATGATGGCGCTCGGCGTCACGCCCTATGGCGTGGCGGACATTCCTAACTATAACCTCTGGGTGAACGAGCCAAAGCTGCCGGACTCGGTAATCGACGTCGGCCTGCGAACGGAGCCAAACCTCGAATTGCTCACCCAGATGAAACCCTCGTTCCTGTTCTGGTCTGCGGGCTATGGCCCGTCAGAGGAGATCATGGCGCGCATTGCGCCCGGGCGCGGATTCGCTTTCAGCGACGGTAAAAAACCGCTGGCTGTGGCGAAAAACTCGATTAACGAGATGGCGCATTTCCTCAACCGCGAAGCGGAGGCCAAAAAGCATCTCGACGAATTTGATGCCCTGATTGACTCCCTGAAGCCGCGCTTTGCTCTCCGGGGCGATCGTCCGCTGCTCATGGTGACGCTGCTGGATGCCCGCCATATGCTGGTCTTCGGTAAAAACTGTCTGTTCCAGGAGGTGCTGGACAGCTTCGGCATTCGCAATGCCTGGGAAGGGGAGATGACCTTCTGGGGCAGTACCGCCGTGGGTATCGACCGCCTGGCGGCGTTTCGCGATGTGGACGTGCTCTGTTTCGACCACGGTAACGAACGCGACATGCAAACCCTGATGGCGACTCCGCTCTGGCAGGCGATGCCGTTTGTGCGCGAGAGGCGCTTCCAGCGCGTTCCGGCGGTCTGGTTCTACGGCGCGACGCTGTCGGCCATGCATTTTGCCCGCGTGCTGGATAACGCCCTGGGAGGTAAAGCATGA
- the fhuB gene encoding Fe(3+)-hydroxamate ABC transporter permease FhuB gives MSTRIARFPALLLSLLFLVALVLTGFNLSTALPREQWGAALASPDIDNIQQMLFHYSLLPRLAISLLVGAGLGLVGVLFQQVLRNPLAEPTTLGVATGAQLGITITTLWALPGALTSQFAALAGACVVGALVFGVAWGKRLSPVTLILAGLVVSLYCGAINQLLVLFHHDRLQSMFLWSTGTLTQTDWSVVEHLWPQLAGGVLLTLLLLRPLTLMGLDDGVARNLGLALSLARLAALTLAIVLSALLVNAVGIIGFIGLFAPLLAKMLGARRLLARLMLAPLIGALILWLSDQLILWLAQVWREVSTGSVTALIGAPLLLWLLPRLRSMSAPAMDAGDKVYAERRSVLWFSLAGLAVLMIASFAALSFGRDASGWHWATGDLLNELVQWRWPRIFAALIAGVMLAVAGCIIQRLTGNPMASPEVLGISSGAAFGVVLMLFFVPENAFGWLMPAGSIGAAVTLMIILIAAGRGGFSPHRMLLAGMALSTAFTMLLMMLQASGDPRMAKILTWISGSTYNATGSQVVWSGIAMLVLLAMVPLCRRWMTVLPLGSETARAVGMALTPARVALLLLAACLTAVATLTIGPLSFVGLMAPHIARMMGFRRTMPHIVMSALTGGVMLVFADWCGRMVLFPYQIPAGLLSTFIGAPYFIYLLRKQSR, from the coding sequence ATGAGTACGCGTATCGCCCGCTTCCCGGCGCTGCTGTTATCCCTGCTTTTTCTTGTTGCGCTGGTATTAACCGGATTCAACCTCTCCACGGCGTTACCGCGCGAGCAGTGGGGGGCCGCTCTGGCCTCGCCGGATATCGACAATATTCAGCAGATGCTGTTCCACTACAGCCTGCTGCCGCGTCTGGCGATCTCCCTTTTGGTCGGCGCCGGCTTAGGGCTGGTGGGCGTGCTGTTCCAGCAGGTGTTGCGTAACCCGCTGGCAGAGCCAACCACCCTCGGCGTCGCGACCGGCGCGCAGCTTGGGATCACCATCACCACGCTGTGGGCGCTGCCGGGAGCGTTAACCTCGCAGTTTGCGGCACTCGCGGGAGCGTGCGTGGTGGGTGCGCTGGTCTTTGGCGTGGCCTGGGGCAAGCGCCTTTCCCCGGTGACGCTTATTCTGGCCGGGCTGGTGGTGAGCCTGTACTGCGGGGCGATTAACCAACTGCTGGTGCTGTTCCATCACGATCGGCTGCAAAGCATGTTCCTGTGGAGTACCGGCACGCTCACCCAGACCGACTGGAGCGTTGTAGAGCACCTGTGGCCGCAGCTGGCTGGCGGCGTCTTGCTGACGCTGCTGCTCCTGCGCCCTCTGACGCTCATGGGGCTGGACGATGGCGTGGCGCGTAACCTGGGGCTGGCGCTGTCGCTGGCTCGTCTGGCGGCGCTGACGCTGGCGATTGTATTGAGTGCCCTGCTGGTCAACGCGGTTGGCATCATCGGGTTTATCGGCCTGTTTGCGCCGCTGCTGGCGAAAATGCTCGGGGCGCGTCGCCTGCTGGCGCGTCTGATGCTGGCGCCGCTGATTGGGGCGCTGATCCTCTGGCTTTCCGATCAGCTTATTCTCTGGCTGGCGCAGGTCTGGAGGGAAGTCTCCACCGGCTCTGTGACCGCGCTTATCGGGGCGCCGCTGCTGCTGTGGCTGCTCCCGCGCCTGCGCAGCATGAGCGCACCGGCGATGGACGCGGGCGATAAAGTTTACGCTGAACGTCGGTCGGTGCTGTGGTTTAGCCTTGCCGGTCTGGCGGTGCTGATGATCGCCTCGTTCGCGGCGCTCTCATTCGGACGCGATGCCTCGGGCTGGCACTGGGCAACGGGTGATTTACTCAATGAACTGGTGCAGTGGCGCTGGCCGCGTATCTTCGCTGCGCTGATCGCAGGGGTAATGCTGGCGGTGGCGGGGTGCATTATTCAGCGTCTGACCGGCAACCCGATGGCAAGCCCTGAAGTGCTCGGGATCAGCTCTGGCGCCGCCTTTGGCGTGGTGCTGATGCTGTTCTTTGTGCCAGAGAATGCGTTTGGCTGGCTGATGCCTGCCGGCAGTATCGGCGCGGCAGTCACGCTGATGATTATCCTGATAGCCGCCGGCCGCGGCGGATTTTCACCGCACCGCATGCTGCTGGCCGGGATGGCGCTCAGCACCGCATTTACCATGCTGCTGATGATGCTGCAGGCCAGCGGCGATCCGCGTATGGCGAAGATCCTGACCTGGATTTCCGGCTCAACGTACAACGCCACCGGCAGCCAGGTGGTTTGGTCCGGGATCGCAATGCTCGTGCTGCTGGCAATGGTGCCGCTGTGCCGCCGCTGGATGACCGTTCTGCCGCTCGGCAGTGAAACCGCGCGCGCGGTGGGAATGGCGCTGACGCCAGCGCGCGTGGCCCTGCTGCTGCTGGCGGCGTGCCTGACGGCTGTGGCAACCCTGACGATTGGACCGCTGAGTTTTGTCGGATTAATGGCGCCGCACATTGCCAGAATGATGGGATTCCGCCGGACGATGCCGCATATCGTCATGTCGGCCCTGACGGGCGGGGTGATGCTGGTGTTTGCGGATTGGTGCGGAAGAATGGTGCTGTTCCCGTATCAGATCCCGGCGGGTCTGCTGTCGACCTTTATCGGTGCGCCGTACTTTATTTATCTGTTGAGAAAGCAGAGTCGGTAA
- the hemL gene encoding glutamate-1-semialdehyde 2,1-aminomutase, with protein MSKSENLYSAARELIPGGVNSPVRAFTGVGGTPLFIERADGAYLYDVDGKAYIDYVGSWGPMVLGHNHPAIRNAVIEAAQRGLSFGAPTEMEVKMAELVTELVPTMDMVRMVNSGTEATMSAIRLARGFTGRDKIIKFEGCYHGHADCLLVKAGSGALTLGQPNSPGVPADFAKHTLTCTYNDIATVRAAFEQYPQEIACIIVEPVAGNMNCIPPQPDFLPGLRALCDEFGALLIIDEVMTGFRVALAGAQSYYGVEPDLTCLGKIIGGGMPVGAFGGRKDVMEALAPTGPVYQAGTLSGNPIAMAAGFACLTEVAQPGIHETLTDLTTQLANGLLEAAEEAGIPLVVNHVGGMFGIFFTDAKTVTCYQDVVKCDVERFKRFFHLMLEEGVYLAPSAFEAGFMSVAHSEDDINNTIDAARKVFAKL; from the coding sequence ATGAGCAAGTCTGAAAACCTCTACAGTGCAGCCCGCGAGCTTATTCCGGGTGGCGTGAACTCACCTGTGCGCGCCTTCACCGGCGTGGGCGGTACGCCGCTGTTTATCGAACGTGCTGACGGCGCGTATCTGTATGATGTCGATGGCAAGGCCTATATCGATTATGTGGGTTCCTGGGGCCCGATGGTGCTGGGACACAACCACCCGGCCATTCGTAACGCGGTGATTGAAGCCGCCCAGCGTGGCCTGAGCTTCGGTGCGCCAACCGAAATGGAAGTGAAAATGGCCGAGCTGGTGACTGAACTGGTTCCTACCATGGACATGGTGCGCATGGTGAACTCAGGTACCGAAGCGACCATGAGCGCCATCCGCCTGGCGCGCGGTTTTACCGGTCGCGATAAAATCATCAAGTTTGAAGGCTGTTACCACGGTCATGCGGACTGCCTGCTGGTGAAAGCCGGTTCCGGCGCGCTGACGCTCGGCCAGCCGAACTCCCCGGGCGTACCGGCAGATTTCGCGAAGCATACCCTGACCTGCACCTACAACGATATTGCTACCGTTCGCGCGGCGTTCGAGCAGTATCCGCAGGAGATCGCCTGCATCATCGTTGAGCCGGTCGCCGGCAACATGAATTGTATCCCGCCGCAGCCTGACTTCCTGCCGGGCCTGCGCGCCCTGTGCGATGAGTTCGGCGCGCTGCTGATCATCGATGAAGTCATGACCGGCTTCCGCGTGGCGCTGGCGGGTGCCCAGTCATATTACGGCGTTGAGCCGGACCTCACCTGTCTGGGTAAAATCATCGGCGGCGGCATGCCTGTCGGCGCATTCGGTGGACGTAAGGACGTGATGGAAGCCCTGGCGCCAACCGGTCCGGTTTACCAGGCGGGCACGCTCTCCGGTAACCCCATCGCCATGGCGGCGGGCTTTGCCTGCCTGACCGAAGTGGCTCAGCCGGGCATCCACGAAACCCTGACCGACCTGACCACGCAGCTGGCAAACGGTCTGCTGGAAGCCGCAGAAGAGGCCGGTATTCCGCTGGTGGTTAACCACGTGGGCGGCATGTTCGGGATTTTCTTCACCGATGCGAAAACCGTGACCTGCTATCAGGACGTGGTGAAGTGCGACGTTGAGCGCTTCAAGCGCTTCTTCCACCTGATGCTGGAAGAAGGCGTGTACCTCGCGCCGTCAGCGTTCGAAGCGGGCTTTATGTCGGTGGCGCACAGCGAAGATGATATCAACAACACCATCGACGCCGCGCGTAAGGTGTTTGCGAAGCTCTAA
- the clcA gene encoding H(+)/Cl(-) exchange transporter ClcA → MKSDSPSFEEQQFTRAQHRISIRRLLNRDKTPLAILLAAAVVGTLAGLVGVAFEKAVNAVLNWRVGTVAGFADSRWLVWVAAFGLSALFAMVGYFLVRKFAPEAGGSGIPEIEGALEELRPVRWWRVIPVKFIGGMGTLGAGMVLGREGPTVQLGGNVGRMVGDLFRMRSAEARHTLLATGAAAGLSAAFNAPLAGILFIIEEMRAQFRYNLISVKAVFTGVIMSSIVFRLFNGEGAVIEVGKLTNAPVNTLWLYLILGMIFGVVGPLFNTFILRAQDMFQRIHGGNTTKWVLMGGLLGGMCGVLGFIEPNAAGGGFGLIPIAAAGNFSVGLLLFMFISRVITTVLCFSSGAPGGIFAPMLALGTLLGTAFGMAAEVGFPAYHLEAGTFAVAGMGALLAASLRAPLTGIVLVLEMTDNYQLILPMIITCLGATLLAQFLGGKPLYSTILARTLAKQEAERAAAQNT, encoded by the coding sequence ATGAAATCAGATTCTCCATCTTTTGAAGAACAACAGTTTACGCGGGCCCAGCACCGAATCAGCATTCGGCGACTGCTCAATCGCGATAAAACGCCGCTGGCGATCCTGCTGGCCGCTGCCGTGGTGGGCACTCTCGCGGGCCTGGTTGGCGTAGCGTTTGAAAAAGCGGTTAATGCCGTACTCAACTGGCGAGTGGGAACCGTGGCCGGTTTCGCCGACAGCCGATGGCTGGTCTGGGTTGCGGCGTTCGGGCTGTCCGCGCTGTTTGCCATGGTGGGATATTTTCTGGTGCGTAAATTCGCGCCGGAGGCGGGGGGATCGGGCATCCCGGAAATTGAAGGGGCCCTGGAGGAGCTGCGTCCGGTGCGCTGGTGGCGCGTCATCCCGGTGAAATTTATCGGCGGCATGGGTACGCTGGGCGCGGGGATGGTTCTTGGCCGGGAAGGGCCTACGGTTCAGCTGGGCGGGAACGTTGGCCGCATGGTGGGCGATCTGTTTCGGATGCGCAGCGCCGAAGCGCGCCATACGCTGCTGGCAACCGGTGCGGCGGCGGGGCTGTCGGCGGCCTTTAACGCGCCGCTGGCGGGCATTTTGTTTATCATCGAAGAGATGCGCGCGCAGTTTCGCTACAACCTGATCTCCGTTAAAGCGGTGTTTACCGGCGTCATTATGTCGAGCATCGTGTTTCGCCTCTTTAATGGCGAAGGGGCGGTCATTGAGGTGGGTAAACTGACCAACGCGCCGGTTAACACCCTGTGGCTTTACCTGATCCTCGGCATGATTTTTGGCGTGGTGGGGCCGCTGTTTAACACCTTTATCCTGCGCGCCCAGGATATGTTCCAGCGCATTCATGGCGGGAACACCACGAAATGGGTGCTGATGGGGGGTCTGCTGGGCGGCATGTGTGGCGTACTCGGGTTTATCGAGCCGAATGCTGCAGGCGGCGGGTTCGGGCTGATTCCCATTGCGGCGGCGGGGAATTTCAGCGTGGGTCTGCTGCTGTTTATGTTTATTTCACGCGTCATCACAACGGTGTTGTGTTTCTCCTCCGGTGCGCCCGGCGGGATTTTTGCCCCGATGCTGGCGCTGGGCACGCTGCTGGGGACTGCGTTTGGTATGGCGGCCGAAGTGGGCTTTCCCGCCTATCACCTTGAAGCCGGGACGTTTGCGGTGGCCGGAATGGGCGCGCTGCTGGCCGCGTCCCTGCGTGCGCCGTTGACTGGCATCGTGCTGGTGCTGGAGATGACGGACAATTACCAGCTCATTTTGCCAATGATCATTACCTGTCTCGGCGCGACACTATTAGCCCAGTTCCTGGGTGGAAAACCGCTATACTCCACCATCCTTGCGCGTACCCTGGCAAAACAAGAGGCGGAGCGGGCCGCCGCGCAGAATACTTGA
- the erpA gene encoding iron-sulfur cluster insertion protein ErpA, with protein sequence MSDDVVAVPLEFTEAAANKVKNLIADEDNPDLKLRVYITGGGCSGFQYGFTFDDQVNDGDMTIEKQGVALVVDPMSLQYLVGGSVDYTEGLEGSRFVVTNPNATSTCGCGSSFSI encoded by the coding sequence ATGAGTGATGACGTAGTAGCTGTACCGCTCGAATTTACCGAAGCAGCAGCCAACAAAGTGAAAAACCTGATTGCCGACGAAGACAATCCGGATCTGAAACTGCGTGTTTATATTACCGGTGGCGGCTGCAGCGGCTTCCAGTATGGTTTTACCTTTGACGATCAGGTTAACGATGGCGATATGACTATCGAGAAACAGGGCGTCGCGCTGGTGGTTGACCCGATGAGCCTGCAATATCTGGTAGGCGGTTCGGTGGATTACACTGAAGGTCTGGAAGGTTCACGCTTTGTTGTGACTAACCCGAACGCAACCAGCACCTGCGGATGTGGTTCGTCGTTCAGCATCTGA
- a CDS encoding TRIC cation channel family protein, which translates to MLVYWLDILGTAVFAISGVLLAGKLRMDPFGVLVLGVVTAVGGGTIRDMALANGPVFWVKDPTDLVVAMVTCLLTIVLVRQPRRLPKWILPVLDAVGLAVFVGIGVNKAFNAGTGPMVAICMGVLTGVGGGIIRDILAREVPMILRTEIYATACIVGGIVHATAYYTFALPLENAAMLGMVVTLVIRLAAIRWHLKLPTFALDDNGR; encoded by the coding sequence ATGCTCGTTTATTGGCTGGATATTCTTGGCACAGCCGTTTTTGCTATCTCCGGCGTTCTGCTCGCTGGAAAACTACGCATGGATCCGTTTGGCGTGCTGGTGCTGGGCGTCGTGACCGCCGTTGGCGGCGGAACTATCCGCGATATGGCGCTGGCGAATGGCCCGGTGTTTTGGGTGAAAGATCCTACCGATCTGGTGGTCGCGATGGTCACCTGCCTGTTAACCATTGTACTGGTTCGCCAGCCTCGCCGCTTACCCAAGTGGATATTGCCGGTACTGGATGCCGTCGGTCTGGCCGTGTTTGTTGGTATTGGCGTCAATAAAGCGTTTAATGCCGGTACCGGTCCGATGGTGGCAATCTGCATGGGCGTATTAACCGGCGTGGGCGGTGGGATCATACGCGACATTCTGGCGCGTGAAGTGCCGATGATCCTGCGTACTGAAATTTACGCAACGGCCTGCATTGTGGGCGGGATCGTTCACGCTACCGCGTACTACACCTTTGCCCTCCCGCTGGAAAATGCCGCGATGCTGGGGATGGTGGTCACGCTGGTGATACGTTTAGCGGCGATACGCTGGCATCTGAAGCTACCGACGTTTGCGCTGGATGATAACGGAAGGTAA
- the btuF gene encoding vitamin B12 ABC transporter substrate-binding protein BtuF translates to MAKHTFRALAALLLLAPLWLYALPRVITLSPANTELAFAAGITPVGVSSFSDYPPQAAGIEQVATWQGMNLERIVALKPDLVLAWRGGNAERQVNQLTSLGIKVMWIDAVSIEQVAQALRSLAPYSPTPKKAEAVAKQMLSDYAALKSQYDTPAKKRIFLQFGSQPLFTTGKGSIQNQVLEVCGGENIFAASRVPWPQVSREQVLARRPQAIIVVGNASEIPKIEQFWQKQLKIPVIPLNSDWFERAGPRIILAAKQLCAALAESH, encoded by the coding sequence GTGGCTAAACATACCTTCAGGGCGCTGGCCGCCCTGCTTCTTCTCGCACCGCTGTGGCTCTATGCGTTACCGCGCGTGATTACCCTCTCTCCCGCGAATACGGAACTGGCGTTTGCCGCCGGGATCACGCCCGTTGGCGTGAGTAGCTTTTCGGATTACCCACCGCAAGCCGCGGGTATTGAACAGGTGGCAACCTGGCAGGGGATGAACCTTGAGCGCATCGTGGCGCTTAAACCGGATCTCGTGCTGGCCTGGCGCGGCGGCAACGCCGAGCGGCAGGTCAACCAGCTCACCTCGCTTGGCATAAAAGTGATGTGGATTGATGCCGTCAGCATTGAACAAGTCGCTCAGGCGCTACGTTCTCTCGCCCCTTATAGCCCAACCCCCAAAAAAGCCGAGGCTGTGGCGAAACAGATGCTCAGTGACTATGCTGCGCTGAAATCCCAATACGATACGCCTGCTAAAAAGCGCATCTTCCTGCAGTTTGGCAGCCAGCCGCTGTTCACCACCGGAAAAGGGTCGATTCAAAACCAGGTGCTGGAAGTCTGCGGCGGTGAAAACATCTTTGCCGCCAGCCGGGTGCCGTGGCCTCAGGTGAGCCGCGAGCAGGTCCTGGCGCGCCGGCCGCAGGCCATCATCGTGGTCGGAAATGCGAGCGAGATTCCTAAAATTGAACAATTCTGGCAAAAGCAGCTAAAAATTCCGGTGATCCCACTCAACAGCGACTGGTTTGAACGCGCCGGTCCGCGTATTATCCTCGCCGCAAAACAGCTCTGTGCCGCGCTGGCAGAGAGTCACTAA
- the mtnN gene encoding 5'-methylthioadenosine/S-adenosylhomocysteine nucleosidase, whose product MKIGIIGAMEEEVTLLRDKIENRQTLSLGGCEIYTGQLNGVDVALLKSGIGKVAAALGATLLLERCKPDVIVNTGSAGGLAPTLKVGDIVVSDEARYHDADVTAFGYEYGQLPGCPAGFKADDKLIAAAETCIAELNLNAVRGLIVSGDAFINGSVGLAKIRHNFPQAVAVEMEATAIAHVCHNFSVPFVVVRAISDVADQQSHISFDEFLTVAAKQSTVMVERLVQNLARG is encoded by the coding sequence ATGAAAATCGGCATTATTGGTGCAATGGAAGAAGAAGTTACGCTGCTGCGTGACAAAATTGAGAACCGTCAGACCCTCTCTCTGGGGGGTTGTGAGATCTACACCGGCCAGCTGAACGGTGTTGACGTGGCTCTGCTGAAATCAGGCATCGGTAAAGTGGCTGCTGCGCTGGGTGCAACCCTGCTGCTTGAGCGCTGCAAGCCGGACGTGATCGTGAATACCGGCTCTGCGGGCGGCCTGGCGCCGACGCTGAAAGTGGGCGATATCGTTGTCTCCGACGAAGCGCGTTACCACGATGCCGACGTCACCGCGTTTGGTTACGAGTACGGTCAGCTACCGGGCTGTCCTGCTGGTTTTAAAGCTGACGACAAACTGATTGCGGCGGCAGAGACCTGCATCGCAGAACTCAACCTCAACGCGGTACGCGGTCTGATTGTCAGCGGTGATGCCTTCATCAACGGCTCCGTTGGGCTGGCGAAAATCCGTCATAACTTCCCTCAGGCGGTTGCCGTTGAGATGGAAGCGACAGCGATCGCTCATGTTTGCCATAACTTCAGCGTACCCTTCGTGGTGGTTCGCGCCATCTCTGACGTGGCTGACCAGCAGTCCCACATCAGCTTCGACGAGTTCCTGACCGTTGCGGCAAAACAGTCCACCGTGATGGTGGAACGCCTGGTGCAGAATCTGGCACGTGGCTAA
- the dgt gene encoding dGTPase, with protein MSPIDFRTKINWHRRFRSPQGDKSEHEILRIFESDRGRIINSPAIRRLQQKTQVFPLERNAAVRTRLTHSMEVQQVGRYIAKEILSRLKEQRLLETYGLDELTGPFESIVEMACLMHDIGNPPFGHFGEAAINDWFKQRLFPSDAVSQPLSDDRCIVRDLRLREGEEGLNDLRRKVRQDLCHFEGNAQGIRLVHSLMRMNLTWAQVGCILKYTRPAWWMGDTPASHSYLMKKPGYYLSEEAYIERLRKELSLTANGRFPLTWIMEAADDISYCVADLEDAVEKRIFSVEELYQHLYTAWGTHEKGSLFAQVVENAWEKSRSNTLSRSTEDQFFMYLRVNTLNKLVPYAASRFIDNLPLIFSGEFNHALLEDDSSFSQLLELYKHVAMRHVFSHPDVEQLELQGYRVISGLLEIYSPLLQLSVDEFSELVEHDRVRRIPIESRLYQKLSTRHRLAYVEAIGKLERHSPQWPVMEYYYRCRLIQDYISGMTDLYAWDEYRKLMAVE; from the coding sequence ATGTCACCAATCGATTTTCGCACCAAAATTAACTGGCACCGACGTTTCCGTTCGCCGCAGGGCGACAAGAGCGAACATGAGATCCTGCGTATCTTCGAAAGCGATCGCGGGCGAATTATTAACTCGCCCGCCATCCGCCGTCTGCAGCAAAAAACTCAGGTGTTCCCGCTGGAGCGTAACGCCGCGGTGCGCACGCGCTTAACCCACTCCATGGAAGTGCAGCAGGTCGGGCGCTATATTGCCAAAGAGATTTTGAGCCGTCTCAAAGAGCAGCGTTTACTGGAAACCTATGGTCTGGACGAGCTGACGGGGCCCTTCGAGAGCATCGTTGAGATGGCCTGCCTGATGCACGACATCGGCAACCCGCCTTTCGGCCACTTTGGTGAGGCGGCTATCAATGACTGGTTTAAGCAGCGGCTTTTCCCTTCGGATGCGGTAAGCCAGCCCCTCAGCGATGACCGCTGCATCGTACGCGATTTACGCCTGCGTGAAGGTGAAGAGGGGCTGAACGATCTGCGCCGCAAGGTGCGCCAGGATTTATGTCATTTTGAGGGCAACGCGCAGGGGATCCGGCTGGTCCACTCCCTGATGCGTATGAACCTGACCTGGGCCCAGGTCGGCTGCATTCTGAAATACACGCGTCCCGCGTGGTGGATGGGGGATACGCCCGCGTCCCATAGCTATTTAATGAAAAAACCGGGCTATTACCTTTCTGAAGAGGCCTATATTGAGCGGTTACGTAAAGAACTTTCATTGACTGCAAATGGCCGCTTTCCATTGACCTGGATTATGGAAGCCGCCGATGATATTTCCTATTGCGTGGCCGATCTGGAAGATGCGGTTGAGAAAAGAATCTTCAGCGTCGAAGAGCTTTATCAGCATCTTTATACGGCCTGGGGCACCCATGAAAAAGGCTCGCTGTTTGCGCAGGTTGTCGAAAATGCCTGGGAGAAATCGCGCTCAAATACATTAAGCCGCAGTACTGAAGACCAGTTCTTTATGTATTTGCGGGTCAATACATTAAATAAACTGGTGCCGTATGCGGCGTCGCGTTTTATTGATAATTTGCCGCTTATTTTCAGCGGGGAATTCAACCACGCGCTGCTGGAAGATGACAGCAGTTTCAGCCAGCTCCTTGAGCTTTATAAACATGTGGCAATGCGGCATGTATTCAGCCACCCGGATGTCGAGCAGTTAGAGCTGCAGGGCTATCGGGTAATCAGTGGGTTACTGGAAATTTATTCCCCGTTGCTCCAGCTGTCCGTCGACGAATTCAGCGAACTGGTGGAACACGATCGCGTGCGCAGAATACCCATCGAATCGCGGCTTTATCAGAAACTTTCTACCCGGCATCGTCTGGCGTATGTCGAAGCGATTGGCAAGCTGGAACGCCACTCTCCCCAATGGCCGGTGATGGAATATTATTATCGCTGCCGTCTTATCCAGGACTATATCAGCGGCATGACGGATTTGTATGCCTGGGATGAATATCGCAAGCTGATGGCGGTGGAATAA